A window of Hymenobacter aerilatus contains these coding sequences:
- a CDS encoding AAA family ATPase: MASTPSLTVNRDLSSSFDNYGDFIPTAWFYARYYELPHREVYQLAKTEDRQAILDALTSTEDQSAVCETVVISMDVESINSSPTWIYYGLSLGTHLLLYFERHGPYGDQGAQLFYSASTDDILLNKVRSLLTAHLADEKAERKRIQVFRLSGKALDFSPLPLKIPELDLTANYNDDLLPAHEAIVKRLQKPDDKGLVILHGPPGTGKTSYIRHLCSLTDKPKLFIPPNLALRIADPEFINLLHDNTNSILLIEDAEELLTKRDATGSNAVSNLLNLSDGLLSDGFHIQIICTFNADLACIDKALLRKGRLIASYAFEALAQPKAQALATSLGQTTPVTEPMTLADIYNREDETFVSEPKVTGRIGFGSNR; the protein is encoded by the coding sequence ATGGCCTCTACTCCGTCCTTGACGGTTAACCGTGACCTTTCCTCCAGCTTCGATAATTACGGCGATTTTATACCTACTGCCTGGTTTTACGCGCGCTATTACGAGCTACCTCACCGTGAGGTATATCAGCTAGCTAAAACGGAAGACCGACAGGCTATACTTGATGCCCTTACCTCAACAGAAGACCAATCTGCTGTATGCGAAACAGTGGTTATCTCAATGGACGTAGAGAGCATTAATAGTTCCCCTACCTGGATTTATTATGGGTTGTCTTTAGGAACGCATCTACTGCTCTATTTTGAGCGGCACGGTCCTTATGGTGACCAAGGAGCACAGCTTTTTTATTCAGCTAGTACTGATGATATTCTGCTGAACAAAGTACGTTCGCTCCTCACTGCTCACTTAGCAGATGAAAAAGCAGAACGAAAACGCATTCAGGTATTCAGGCTGAGTGGTAAAGCTTTAGACTTCTCGCCCCTACCCCTTAAAATTCCTGAGCTCGATCTTACCGCCAACTATAACGACGACTTGCTGCCCGCACACGAGGCCATTGTGAAGCGTTTGCAGAAGCCTGACGATAAAGGACTCGTTATTCTGCATGGCCCACCTGGCACTGGCAAAACCAGCTACATCCGGCACTTATGCAGCCTCACTGATAAGCCCAAGCTATTCATCCCGCCCAATCTGGCATTGCGCATTGCCGATCCAGAGTTTATCAATCTATTACACGATAACACCAATTCCATTCTGCTCATCGAGGATGCTGAGGAACTACTAACCAAACGCGACGCCACTGGCAGTAACGCTGTGAGCAATTTGCTTAATCTTAGCGATGGGTTACTATCGGATGGCTTTCATATCCAGATCATTTGCACTTTCAACGCCGACCTAGCCTGCATTGATAAGGCACTGCTGCGCAAGGGTAGGCTTATTGCCTCCTACGCCTTCGAGGCGCTGGCGCAACCCAAGGCTCAGGCGCTGGCTACCTCACTCGGTCAAACTACGCCCGTAACGGAGCCTATGACGCTGGCTGATATCTACAACCGGGAAGATGAGACGTTTGTCAGCGAGCCAAAAGTAACTGGTCGCATTGGCTTCGGGAGCAACAGATAA
- a CDS encoding nucleoside-diphosphate kinase: protein MATNRTFTMIKPDAVQDNHIGGILQMIEAGGFRIVALKKVQLTPERAGKFYEVHKERPFYQDLVKYMSSGPIVAAILEKDNAVADFRTLIGATNPANAEEGTIRKKYAKSIEANAVHGSDSDENAQIEGDFYFPADEQF from the coding sequence ATGGCAACCAACCGCACGTTCACCATGATTAAGCCCGATGCCGTGCAGGACAACCACATTGGTGGCATCCTGCAAATGATTGAAGCCGGTGGCTTCCGCATTGTGGCCCTGAAGAAAGTACAGCTGACGCCCGAGCGCGCCGGCAAATTCTACGAAGTACATAAGGAGCGTCCCTTCTACCAGGATCTGGTGAAGTATATGTCGTCGGGCCCCATTGTGGCGGCTATCCTGGAAAAAGACAACGCTGTGGCTGATTTCCGCACGCTGATTGGTGCTACCAACCCCGCCAACGCTGAGGAAGGCACCATCCGGAAAAAGTACGCTAAGAGCATCGAAGCCAACGCCGTACACGGTTCGGACTCCGACGAAAACGCTCAGATCGAAGGCGACTTCTATTTCCCTGCCGACGAGCAATTCTAA
- a CDS encoding DHH family phosphoesterase, with the protein MSTITALQELLAQPRQIFITTHHKPDADALGSSLAMMGYLRKKGHHVTVVTPSDYPDFLAWMPGNEDVIIYERDQNDAQVRDLINKAEVIFCLDFSCLNRIAEMGEYIRHAPGTKVLIDHHQEPENFADLDFSNSSAAAASELVFEVIRDLGDQDLIDVGIGECLYAGIMTDTGSFRHPSTSRNVHLIIAELLDAGIDLSAVHRRIYDSHSEMRLRFLGFVLKDKLTVLREYNTAYIAITQDELRQYQSKTGDTEGLVNFALSIEGVVFAAILIDRGSAVKISFRSVGDFSVSNFSRQHFGGGGHHNAAGGVSYDSLDNTVQRFIDLLPQYQAQLVTAPLVVAPRSA; encoded by the coding sequence ATGTCCACAATTACCGCCCTGCAAGAGCTGCTCGCGCAACCCCGGCAGATTTTCATTACGACCCATCATAAACCCGACGCCGACGCCCTAGGCTCGTCGCTGGCCATGATGGGGTATCTTCGCAAGAAAGGCCACCACGTCACGGTGGTTACGCCTTCCGACTACCCCGATTTCCTGGCTTGGATGCCCGGCAACGAGGATGTCATCATCTACGAGCGGGACCAGAACGACGCCCAGGTGCGCGACCTTATCAACAAAGCGGAGGTGATTTTCTGTCTGGATTTCTCCTGTCTTAACCGCATTGCGGAGATGGGCGAGTACATCCGGCACGCGCCCGGCACCAAGGTGCTCATCGACCATCACCAGGAGCCCGAGAACTTCGCCGATCTGGATTTTTCTAATTCCAGCGCGGCAGCAGCTTCGGAGCTGGTGTTTGAGGTAATCCGCGACCTAGGCGACCAAGATTTGATTGACGTGGGTATTGGCGAGTGCCTGTATGCGGGTATCATGACCGATACGGGCTCGTTCCGCCACCCCAGCACTTCGCGCAATGTGCACCTGATTATTGCCGAGTTGCTCGACGCTGGCATCGACCTTTCGGCCGTACACCGCCGCATCTACGACTCGCACTCCGAAATGCGCCTGCGCTTCCTGGGCTTTGTGCTAAAGGACAAGCTCACGGTGCTGCGCGAGTACAACACGGCCTACATTGCCATCACGCAGGACGAGCTACGCCAGTACCAGTCTAAAACCGGCGACACAGAAGGCCTCGTCAACTTTGCCTTGAGCATCGAAGGGGTAGTATTCGCTGCCATTCTCATTGATCGGGGCTCAGCTGTGAAGATTTCCTTCCGCTCAGTGGGCGATTTTTCGGTCAGCAACTTCTCACGCCAGCATTTTGGGGGTGGCGGCCACCATAATGCTGCCGGTGGCGTCAGCTACGACTCGCTCGATAACACCGTGCAGCGCTTCATCGACTTATTGCCGCAGTATCAGGCTCAACTAGTGACGGCTCCTTTAGTAGTTGCGCCCCGTTCGGCGTAA
- a CDS encoding FKBP-type peptidyl-prolyl cis-trans isomerase has translation MLSQRISLSLALAAGFLGLASCNKGGGDFQKTKSGIEYKIFKKVGNKYEPREVAVTGDPTYKERIGKIMGLHIEYRTAKDSVLMSSRVQRMGIPAPFPLDSVQQKGAEAEAFAMLQPGDSAVFKFNADTLAMKNSGRPAPPFIKKQGNTITMLVKAEKVQTRDEAMADQQKQMMDAQVKMQAHAKEQLKKDDVILQEYIKKNNLTAERDTSGVYYVITQRGSGAKPSTGQTVSVQYRGTLLNGKEFDSSAKGNGGKPIEFPLGVGQVIPGWDKGIALLPKGTKAVLLIPSSLAYGQRGAGADIPADAPLRFDVELVDVKQQ, from the coding sequence ATGCTTTCTCAACGCATTTCTTTGAGTCTGGCCCTGGCGGCCGGCTTTCTGGGCCTCGCCTCCTGCAACAAGGGCGGTGGCGATTTTCAGAAGACCAAGTCTGGTATCGAATACAAAATCTTCAAGAAGGTAGGCAACAAGTACGAGCCCCGCGAAGTAGCCGTTACCGGCGACCCTACCTACAAAGAGCGCATTGGCAAGATCATGGGCTTACACATTGAGTACCGTACTGCCAAAGACTCGGTGCTGATGAGCTCGCGCGTGCAGCGCATGGGCATCCCCGCACCGTTCCCGCTGGACTCGGTGCAGCAGAAAGGTGCTGAGGCCGAAGCCTTTGCTATGCTACAGCCCGGCGACTCGGCCGTATTCAAGTTCAACGCCGACACGCTGGCGATGAAGAACTCGGGCCGTCCGGCCCCGCCTTTCATCAAGAAGCAGGGCAACACCATTACGATGCTGGTGAAGGCCGAGAAGGTGCAGACTCGCGACGAGGCCATGGCCGACCAGCAGAAGCAGATGATGGATGCGCAAGTGAAAATGCAGGCGCACGCCAAAGAGCAGTTGAAAAAGGATGATGTAATTCTTCAGGAATACATCAAGAAGAACAACCTCACGGCCGAGCGCGACACTTCGGGCGTGTACTATGTTATTACGCAGCGCGGCAGCGGTGCCAAGCCCAGCACAGGTCAGACCGTATCGGTGCAGTACCGCGGCACGTTGCTCAACGGCAAAGAGTTTGACTCTTCTGCTAAGGGCAACGGTGGCAAACCGATTGAGTTTCCGTTGGGAGTAGGCCAGGTAATTCCGGGCTGGGACAAGGGCATTGCCCTGCTGCCCAAGGGTACCAAAGCTGTATTGCTGATTCCCTCGTCGCTGGCCTACGGGCAGCGCGGCGCAGGTGCCGACATCCCCGCCGATGCGCCGTTGCGCTTCGATGTGGAGTTGGTAGATGTGAAGCAACAATAG
- a CDS encoding FKBP-type peptidyl-prolyl cis-trans isomerase produces the protein MMTTFSFFRASRFVLGLLVLLLSVSSCLNNNNDNDDYLADLERQAAQAKIDDEATIQKYLADNKIKKFDKRTSGLYFVQDSTALGTGDMPKAGQTVSVRYTGYFFSTPPKAFDASGSTPFQFTIGIGRVIAGWDEGIALMRKGSKATLLVPSALAYGVFGYSTIPPNTPLRFEVELIDIK, from the coding sequence ATGATGACTACATTTTCTTTCTTCCGCGCCTCGCGCTTTGTACTCGGCTTGCTGGTGTTGCTGCTGAGCGTTTCGTCTTGTTTGAATAACAACAATGACAACGACGATTATCTGGCTGATTTGGAACGCCAGGCTGCCCAAGCCAAGATAGACGACGAAGCCACCATTCAGAAGTATCTGGCTGACAACAAGATCAAAAAGTTCGACAAGCGCACTTCGGGTTTGTATTTTGTGCAGGACAGCACGGCCCTAGGCACCGGCGACATGCCAAAGGCTGGCCAAACCGTATCGGTACGCTATACAGGCTACTTCTTCAGCACGCCGCCCAAGGCATTCGATGCTTCTGGCTCTACCCCCTTCCAATTCACGATCGGCATCGGCCGGGTAATTGCAGGCTGGGATGAAGGCATTGCGCTGATGCGCAAAGGCAGTAAGGCTACCCTGCTTGTGCCGTCGGCGCTGGCTTACGGGGTGTTTGGTTACTCTACTATCCCGCCAAATACGCCGCTGCGCTTCGAGGTAGAGCTGATTGATATCAAATAA
- a CDS encoding FKBP-type peptidyl-prolyl cis-trans isomerase, with the protein MIRHFLHRLLFCGALLASAGSATVLSGCNTTPSYLKQYEEHREQQKTLDDASIMKYLTDNNIKNYTRTESGLYLVPVTDAPAGATTIEKGQRVETQYIGKFINDGVLGTTFDSSYDNRTPCQCFQVVAGDGSVIKGWDEALLLMKPGDRKLLLIPSGLAYGFNDGTSAPPANIGPDRVLQFDMIVTKRIN; encoded by the coding sequence ATGATACGACATTTCCTGCATCGGTTGTTGTTCTGTGGTGCGCTGCTGGCCTCTGCCGGCAGCGCTACGGTGCTTTCCGGCTGCAACACCACGCCCAGCTACCTCAAACAATACGAAGAGCACCGCGAGCAGCAGAAGACGCTGGATGATGCTTCGATTATGAAGTATCTCACGGACAACAACATCAAAAACTACACCCGCACCGAATCGGGTTTGTATTTGGTGCCAGTTACGGACGCTCCCGCCGGTGCAACCACGATTGAAAAAGGCCAACGGGTAGAAACGCAGTACATCGGCAAGTTTATCAACGACGGGGTGCTGGGCACTACTTTCGACAGCTCTTACGATAACCGTACGCCTTGCCAGTGCTTTCAGGTGGTGGCCGGTGATGGCAGCGTAATTAAAGGTTGGGATGAGGCATTGCTGCTCATGAAGCCCGGCGACCGGAAGCTCTTGCTGATTCCTTCTGGATTAGCCTATGGGTTCAACGATGGTACCAGTGCGCCTCCGGCCAACATTGGTCCCGACCGGGTACTACAGTTTGATATGATTGTAACCAAGCGCATCAACTAG
- a CDS encoding FKBP-type peptidyl-prolyl cis-trans isomerase, with protein sequence MRYLITTPGAGLTPQPGNKLVVEYSGFLPNGKVFDSSAVDGHPLRLRVGRGEVIRGWDEVLLLLPAGTRARVWIPAALAYGAKGARDPDDDTRYLIPPNTDLVFDLTVVKVR encoded by the coding sequence TTGCGTTACCTGATTACAACTCCCGGTGCCGGCCTTACCCCTCAACCTGGCAATAAGCTGGTAGTGGAATACTCTGGCTTTTTGCCCAACGGCAAAGTGTTCGATTCTTCGGCGGTAGATGGGCATCCGTTGCGCCTGCGGGTAGGGCGCGGCGAGGTCATCAGGGGTTGGGATGAGGTGCTTTTATTATTACCCGCTGGCACCCGTGCCCGCGTTTGGATTCCGGCCGCGCTGGCCTACGGTGCCAAAGGAGCCCGCGACCCCGACGACGATACCCGTTACCTCATCCCGCCCAACACTGACTTGGTGTTTGACCTGACAGTGGTGAAGGTGCGGTAA
- the recO gene encoding DNA repair protein RecO — protein MLIKTRGIVLNYLRYRETSIIARVYTERLGLQSYVVNGVRKAKPPGRIALFQPFTLLDLVAYTSRQGGLTRLSEYRCAEPYRSIPFEVQKSSVALVLSEIVGRVVQEEEENEPLFHFLHDALLAFDEQQTGYENFALIFLLRLASYLGFGIESGQEITTQVAFASAAPATSGGTSTPTALRFQEFDQYFDELLHDPTNASVPNGRVRRELLNLLIRYYQLHIEHLGDVRSLAVLSEVLAE, from the coding sequence ATGCTCATCAAAACCCGCGGTATCGTTCTAAATTACCTACGCTACCGCGAAACGTCCATCATTGCGCGGGTATACACCGAGCGATTGGGGCTGCAGTCGTATGTAGTGAATGGGGTGCGTAAGGCCAAGCCGCCTGGGCGCATTGCGCTGTTTCAGCCTTTCACGTTGCTGGATTTGGTAGCCTATACCTCACGCCAGGGAGGCCTCACGCGCCTTTCGGAATACCGCTGCGCCGAGCCCTACCGTAGCATTCCGTTCGAGGTGCAAAAGAGCAGCGTGGCCTTAGTACTATCGGAAATTGTGGGGCGGGTAGTGCAGGAGGAGGAGGAAAACGAGCCACTGTTTCATTTCTTACACGATGCCCTGCTGGCTTTTGATGAGCAACAGACTGGCTACGAAAACTTTGCCCTTATTTTTCTGCTGCGCTTAGCTTCCTACCTAGGATTTGGGATAGAGTCGGGGCAGGAGATTACCACGCAGGTAGCGTTTGCCTCGGCAGCACCGGCTACCAGTGGTGGCACCAGCACGCCCACTGCTCTGCGCTTCCAGGAGTTCGACCAGTATTTCGATGAGCTACTGCACGACCCTACAAATGCTTCCGTACCCAACGGCCGGGTGCGCCGTGAGTTGCTCAACTTGCTTATTCGCTACTATCAGCTCCACATCGAGCACCTAGGCGACGTCCGCTCCCTGGCTGTGCTATCGGAAGTGCTGGCGGAGTAA
- the porZ gene encoding type IX secretion system anionic LPS delivery protein PorZ, which yields MRHLLPTLCCILLLLTSLPPAWAQSGVGYGDWQLHLPINRAKALADAGSRVYVAAEDAFFYYDKELNTTALLSRRDGLHDVNVQTVAYDSLTRQTLVVYANGNLDVLQPDGSIQNLTDILRKQITGVKAIYGVSFNNRLAYLSCSFGLLVLDMTRLEVRETYTNIGAGGAAVQVYATAIANGYLLAATSGGILRGSLAANLLDYRAWTAVLPARAGDPYRTLATQAGTVYAGVNGDQLYRFLPASQSWEAVAGTSAGAFYQLASSAAGLLITDNQKVSVLTAAGQVRALSASAIQGPRAVVRARDGAYFVADYRNGLVRLAADGQQAESFVTNAPATVLSFSVYSDARSGVTDVFSGGYQDRYLQNELYAGFYEYQDGRWTNITSASLPDPAQYPNPKDLTRGVRTTNGTLYVGSYGQGLLEWKGAGNFRLFNPTNGNSPILSAIANPNYARITDVVQDGNGDVWVVNRHQRTNTSGLFVFSPTNNAWRTLPYFSGSENLDRLALDDNNVAWATQARQGGQGLVAYDPATGAVRYFTSATAPDNSTPGLINLYDVVKDRRGAIWVASGSSQEVGVAVFDDPNQGFDPSATFRVPLLRKGETDIGFPVLRGQTVLCIATDGANRKWFGTADNGLWLFNADADEALLHFTTANSPLPSNHINDVSVNDRTGEVFVATDAGLVTYRGSATVTEGKPDCAKVTPNPVRTSFTGEVGISGLVNDAIVKITDVTGALVYQTRANGGTVTWNLLDSNNRRVQSGVYLVLSSDADGKNGCISKIAVVEN from the coding sequence ATGCGCCACCTCTTACCCACCCTGTGTTGTATACTGCTGTTGCTCACGAGTCTGCCGCCCGCGTGGGCACAGTCGGGTGTGGGGTATGGCGACTGGCAGCTGCACCTGCCCATCAACCGCGCCAAGGCCTTGGCTGATGCTGGCAGCCGTGTGTACGTAGCCGCCGAAGATGCCTTTTTTTACTATGATAAGGAGCTGAATACCACAGCCCTACTCTCGCGCCGCGACGGTCTGCACGACGTGAATGTGCAAACCGTGGCCTACGACTCCTTAACGCGCCAGACGCTGGTGGTCTACGCCAATGGCAACCTCGATGTGTTGCAACCAGATGGTTCCATTCAGAATCTGACCGATATTCTGCGCAAGCAAATTACGGGCGTTAAGGCCATTTACGGCGTTTCCTTCAACAACCGGCTGGCCTACCTATCGTGCAGCTTCGGGCTGCTGGTGCTGGATATGACGCGGTTGGAAGTGCGCGAAACCTACACCAACATTGGCGCCGGTGGGGCGGCCGTGCAGGTATATGCCACTGCCATAGCCAATGGCTACCTGCTGGCCGCTACCTCTGGTGGGATTCTGCGTGGTTCGTTGGCAGCCAATCTGCTCGATTATCGTGCCTGGACGGCGGTTCTACCTGCGCGCGCCGGCGACCCTTACCGCACGCTGGCTACGCAGGCTGGTACGGTATACGCCGGCGTCAATGGCGACCAACTCTACCGCTTCCTGCCAGCCAGCCAAAGCTGGGAGGCTGTGGCGGGTACCAGCGCCGGGGCGTTCTACCAACTCGCGTCTTCGGCGGCTGGCCTGCTGATTACGGATAACCAAAAGGTGAGCGTACTGACTGCTGCCGGGCAGGTACGCGCCTTATCCGCCAGTGCCATTCAGGGGCCAAGGGCAGTGGTGCGGGCGCGGGATGGCGCTTATTTTGTGGCCGATTACCGCAATGGCCTCGTCCGGCTGGCTGCCGATGGGCAACAGGCCGAAAGCTTCGTAACCAATGCTCCGGCCACTGTTCTTAGTTTTAGTGTGTATAGTGATGCCCGTAGCGGCGTCACCGATGTATTTAGCGGGGGCTACCAAGACCGCTACCTGCAAAATGAGCTATACGCAGGTTTCTACGAGTACCAAGATGGCCGCTGGACCAATATCACCTCGGCTAGCTTACCCGACCCCGCACAGTACCCCAACCCCAAAGACCTCACCCGCGGCGTACGCACCACCAACGGCACCCTTTACGTGGGCAGCTACGGGCAGGGCCTCCTGGAGTGGAAAGGCGCGGGCAACTTCCGGTTGTTCAACCCCACCAACGGCAACAGCCCGATTCTGAGCGCCATTGCCAATCCGAATTACGCCCGCATCACAGACGTGGTCCAGGACGGTAATGGCGACGTGTGGGTAGTGAACCGCCACCAGCGCACCAACACTTCGGGCCTGTTTGTCTTCAGCCCTACCAACAACGCCTGGCGCACGCTACCCTACTTCTCCGGCTCCGAAAACCTCGACCGCCTCGCCCTCGACGACAACAACGTGGCCTGGGCCACACAAGCCCGCCAGGGCGGACAGGGCTTGGTGGCCTATGACCCTGCTACCGGCGCCGTGCGCTATTTCACGAGTGCTACTGCTCCCGATAATTCTACGCCGGGTCTGATTAACCTCTACGATGTGGTGAAGGATCGGCGGGGCGCCATATGGGTGGCCAGCGGCAGCAGCCAGGAGGTAGGCGTAGCCGTCTTCGACGACCCCAATCAAGGCTTCGACCCCAGCGCAACTTTTCGGGTGCCGTTGCTGCGCAAAGGTGAGACGGATATTGGCTTTCCGGTCTTGCGCGGCCAAACGGTGCTGTGCATTGCCACGGATGGGGCCAACCGCAAGTGGTTCGGCACGGCCGATAATGGCTTGTGGTTGTTCAACGCCGATGCCGACGAGGCGCTATTGCACTTTACTACCGCCAACAGCCCGCTGCCTTCCAATCACATCAACGACGTGTCGGTGAACGACCGCACCGGCGAGGTATTCGTGGCGACTGATGCGGGTCTGGTAACATACCGCGGCTCGGCCACCGTGACAGAAGGCAAGCCCGACTGCGCGAAGGTGACCCCCAATCCCGTGCGCACCAGCTTCACGGGTGAGGTAGGCATTTCGGGTTTGGTGAACGATGCCATTGTGAAAATAACGGACGTAACTGGTGCCCTTGTCTACCAAACCCGCGCCAACGGCGGCACTGTCACCTGGAACCTACTCGACAGCAACAACCGCCGTGTGCAGTCCGGTGTGTACTTGGTCCTCTCATCTGATGCCGACGGCAAAAACGGCTGTATCAGTAAAATTGCAGTGGTAGAGAATTAG
- a CDS encoding thymidine kinase yields the protein MFIEPRVGNGREAPHRGWIEVVAGSMFSGKTEELIRRLNRAKIARQRVEIFKPSLDTRYHEHDVVSHNATSIRSTPVQLPEEMLLLASGCDVVGIDEAQFFDASLVDVCNQLANQGTRVIVAGLDMDYTGKPFGPMPALMAVAEFVTKVNAVCVCCGEVAAYSFRIAASEAQVLLGETDSYEARCRPCFQAGMQEKTPVVPRPTARQER from the coding sequence GTGTTCATCGAACCTCGCGTTGGCAATGGCCGCGAAGCACCGCACCGGGGCTGGATCGAAGTAGTGGCGGGCTCCATGTTTTCGGGTAAAACCGAGGAGCTGATCCGCCGGCTCAATCGCGCCAAAATTGCCCGTCAGCGGGTCGAAATCTTCAAGCCATCCCTCGATACCCGCTACCACGAGCACGACGTGGTGTCGCATAACGCCACCAGTATCCGCTCCACACCCGTGCAGCTACCCGAGGAAATGCTGCTGCTCGCCAGCGGCTGCGACGTAGTAGGTATTGACGAAGCGCAGTTTTTCGATGCCTCGCTGGTAGATGTGTGCAACCAGCTGGCCAACCAGGGCACCCGTGTGATTGTGGCTGGTCTCGACATGGACTACACCGGCAAGCCCTTTGGCCCCATGCCGGCCCTGATGGCCGTGGCCGAGTTTGTGACCAAAGTAAACGCCGTGTGCGTGTGCTGCGGTGAGGTGGCAGCCTATTCTTTTCGCATTGCCGCATCGGAGGCGCAGGTGCTGCTGGGAGAAACTGATTCCTATGAGGCACGCTGCCGGCCGTGTTTTCAGGCCGGTATGCAGGAGAAAACGCCTGTGGTACCTCGCCCAACTGCCCGGCAGGAAAGGTAG
- a CDS encoding 2Fe-2S iron-sulfur cluster-binding protein codes for MPILTVQNLFDAAVPVPADATLLAALHAAGHDWMHACGGRGRCTSCRIQVTKGLELLTPPTDAELRYRRAGRLLNHERLTCQTRLPAGEVAGRVPEATKLPHVQYGEG; via the coding sequence ATGCCCATTCTGACCGTGCAAAATCTATTCGACGCGGCCGTGCCGGTACCGGCCGACGCTACGTTGCTGGCCGCGCTACACGCTGCCGGTCACGACTGGATGCACGCCTGCGGGGGCCGTGGGCGGTGCACCAGCTGCCGTATCCAAGTGACGAAGGGGCTGGAACTACTAACGCCACCTACGGACGCAGAATTGCGTTACCGGCGCGCCGGCCGTCTACTCAACCACGAACGCCTCACTTGCCAAACCCGCCTCCCCGCCGGCGAGGTAGCTGGGCGCGTGCCCGAAGCCACTAAGCTTCCGCACGTGCAGTATGGAGAAGGGTAG
- the rodA gene encoding rod shape-determining protein RodA, which yields MKTPARYSRSIDWVTVGIYLLMVFVGWLNVYAASYSPDAPTHVFGLSFGELMNFNWFKQILWIGTAVLMIVVLLVIDYKAYDTFAYALYAGMILLLIITPFVARPIAGSRSWLELGPVRLQPAEFAKFITALAVSRYMAGINLRHQNFRDQLALAFLTLLPPLLIIAANETGQALVFGAFLLAYFREGMSPLILLLLVAGGAILILALLVPKLWLIGFFTVLLVLVLVFNNRVLRHHLPLSIGVWLVVIGMVFGVDFFFNSMLQDHQRKRIEVLINPSADPLGVGWNVTQAKIAIGSGGVVGKGFLQGTQTKFDFVPAQSTDFIFCTVGEEWGWLGSIVTIVLFMTLLWRIVYVAERQKSVFGRTYGYCVASIIFFHFAVNIGMTIGLAPVVGIPLPFFSYGGSSLWSFTILLFILLAIDAYRKQDLVR from the coding sequence TTGAAAACCCCCGCTCGTTATTCCCGCAGCATTGATTGGGTTACCGTAGGCATCTATCTGCTGATGGTGTTCGTGGGGTGGTTGAACGTGTATGCGGCCAGCTACTCGCCCGATGCGCCTACCCACGTCTTTGGTCTGAGCTTTGGGGAGCTGATGAACTTCAACTGGTTCAAGCAGATTTTGTGGATCGGGACGGCCGTGCTCATGATTGTGGTCCTGCTCGTCATCGACTACAAAGCCTACGACACCTTTGCCTACGCGCTCTACGCGGGCATGATTCTGCTTTTGATTATCACGCCCTTTGTTGCGCGGCCTATCGCGGGCTCCCGCTCGTGGTTGGAGCTAGGACCCGTGCGCCTGCAACCCGCCGAATTTGCCAAGTTTATCACGGCCCTGGCCGTATCGCGCTACATGGCGGGCATCAACCTGCGCCACCAGAACTTCCGCGACCAGTTGGCCTTGGCCTTCCTTACGCTCCTACCCCCGTTGCTCATCATTGCAGCAAACGAAACCGGCCAGGCTCTGGTATTCGGGGCATTTCTGCTGGCCTACTTTCGGGAAGGTATGTCGCCGCTGATTTTGCTGTTGCTAGTGGCAGGTGGCGCTATTCTCATTCTGGCGCTATTGGTACCCAAGCTCTGGCTGATCGGGTTTTTTACGGTGTTGTTGGTGCTGGTATTGGTATTCAACAATCGGGTATTGCGCCACCATCTGCCGCTCTCAATAGGTGTGTGGCTGGTGGTAATCGGAATGGTATTCGGTGTTGATTTCTTCTTCAATTCTATGTTGCAGGACCACCAGCGCAAGCGTATTGAGGTATTGATCAATCCCTCGGCCGACCCGTTGGGGGTAGGCTGGAACGTGACGCAGGCCAAAATTGCCATTGGCTCGGGTGGGGTAGTGGGCAAGGGCTTTTTGCAAGGCACGCAAACCAAGTTTGACTTTGTGCCCGCCCAAAGCACCGACTTCATTTTCTGCACCGTAGGCGAGGAGTGGGGCTGGCTTGGTTCTATCGTCACCATCGTGCTGTTCATGACGCTGCTATGGCGCATTGTGTACGTAGCCGAACGGCAAAAATCGGTGTTCGGGCGTACCTACGGCTACTGCGTGGCCAGCATCATCTTCTTTCACTTCGCCGTGAACATCGGGATGACCATTGGGCTGGCACCGGTAGTAGGCATTCCGCTGCCGTTTTTCAGCTATGGGGGTTCTTCGCTCTGGTCGTTTACCATCCTGCTGTTTATTCTGCTGGCCATTGATGCCTACCGCAAGCAGGACCTGGTTCGGTAA